A stretch of DNA from Leptospira wolffii serovar Khorat str. Khorat-H2:
AAAGGGTATCGTAGGTATTCTGGGACGGAATTGGATGGAAAACTATCGAATTCTTTTGGACACAAAAAGGAGTCTTATTGGTATAGTAGGAAAGGAATCGGTAGAGGACAAGTGAAGAAGGGCAAGATCATAGTAGCTATGAGCGGAGGGGTGGATAGTGCGGTAACCGCAGGTCTTCTCATGGAAGAAGGCTACGAGGTCATCGGGGTCAATCTACGTACCTGGGAATACGAAGCCCCCGCCTGCGATACCACCAAAAAGTCCTGCTGTTCTCCCGAGGATATACGCGATGCGAGGGATGTGGGTCTCTCCTTGAATATTCCTTTCTATGTGATCAAGATGGAGAAGCTATTCCAGGAAAAGGTCATAGATCGTTTCGTGGACGATTATCGGGACGGAAAGACTCCGAACCCATGTGTAGAATGTAATACTTTCGTGAAATTCGGAGCCTTGTTCGAAAAGGCAAAAGCATTAGGAATCGATAAAATAGCTACCGGACATTACGCGCGTATCGTGGAAGTAAACGGCAGATATTCCGTTTCGAACGCCCAAGATATGAATAAGAACCAGGCCTATTATTTATACGGACTTTCCCAGGAAAATTTGAAGAACACATTATTCCCTTTAGGCGGAATGACCAAGCCGGAAGTAAGGGAAATCGCAAGAAGAATGGGACTGCCGGTCGCTGAAAAAGCGGAGTCCCAAGAGATCTGCTTTATTCCCGAAAACGATTATA
This window harbors:
- the mnmA gene encoding tRNA 2-thiouridine(34) synthase MnmA encodes the protein MKKGKIIVAMSGGVDSAVTAGLLMEEGYEVIGVNLRTWEYEAPACDTTKKSCCSPEDIRDARDVGLSLNIPFYVIKMEKLFQEKVIDRFVDDYRDGKTPNPCVECNTFVKFGALFEKAKALGIDKIATGHYARIVEVNGRYSVSNAQDMNKNQAYYLYGLSQENLKNTLFPLGGMTKPEVREIARRMGLPVAEKAESQEICFIPENDYRKFLAKKNITFTPGDFKLSNGQVIGRHTGKENFTIGQRKGLGIAWKTPLYVISIQDDGTVVLGEERQTFVESFFVDDLNLQAWAPVSESEETECRVQVRYRSRPIRARVIRVGNTAQVFPSEEVKGVAPGQSAVFYPLEEEYLLAGGIIRKGSIVTYEKSESSLTEISQLGAAVLP